From one Zhongshania sp. R06B22 genomic stretch:
- a CDS encoding ExbD/TolR family protein, with protein MTSLFQAEADFEELDNRHSHRSRRMKRKLKASAHSDLNIVSMIDIFAVLVFFLLVGSSISATKLSTLNLTIPLGSNTPVAATDNFQLTVSLFEDQVLIAQGETQSRFSHVDGQVDAASLTELLVSIKASYPTEERVTLLVEDAVPYEQIIRVMDSIRMYPSVGVAETEARLFPAISMGDIAAQNFNNDGRGEK; from the coding sequence GTGACGTCATTATTTCAAGCTGAAGCGGATTTTGAAGAGCTCGATAATCGGCACTCACATCGGTCCCGTCGGATGAAAAGAAAATTGAAAGCATCTGCTCACAGCGACCTTAATATCGTTTCAATGATCGATATATTTGCGGTGCTAGTGTTTTTTCTACTAGTGGGCTCATCAATTTCAGCCACTAAACTTAGCACCTTAAATTTGACAATTCCGCTAGGCAGTAATACTCCGGTCGCCGCGACCGATAACTTTCAGCTGACGGTGAGTTTGTTTGAAGACCAGGTGCTGATCGCTCAAGGAGAAACTCAAAGCCGTTTTTCTCATGTGGATGGACAAGTGGATGCGGCGTCGTTGACTGAGCTGTTAGTTTCAATTAAGGCCAGCTATCCGACGGAAGAACGGGTGACTTTGCTAGTGGAAGACGCCGTGCCGTACGAGCAGATAATACGTGTGATGGATAGTATAAGAATGTATCCGTCGGTGGGAGTTGCCGAGACCGAAGCTCGCCTTTTTCCCGCTATTTCCATGGGCGACATTGCCGCCCAAAATTTTAATAATGACGGTAGGGGTGAAAAATGA
- a CDS encoding tetratricopeptide repeat protein, with product MIFDNRFNKLLENSPFYSMKILLLLIFCVSWQAQASVDGDRQTIGELLDRNAQNPDRLILSAAPKQEISNIEQTIDEARLAAIEHYERVISINAAPAIKAEAMRRAADLRVEFVDAQLAESDDVVSKENELRRELQAASQLYSRLLKEYPDYRAADLVLYQLARAYDLSDHDDRAIDSLRRLALEYPQSKRLRESSFRAAEMLYLRKRYGEAVVEYRRITEGDSAKEYWWLAQYKLAWTYYQLDEYSDSVTTFSKILDELNIDTEISSLDEILVFAPENKAELVRDAVRGMSKAFSKYAAIDGINNYFAHADDSEQYQYYYPVIYRTLAAIFAGEKRYTDAASVYESFASLHPAHALAQSFSELAIDSYLDGGFKDLAVAGQEQYLLSYGPETPVWQDETTPDSHRLRIRSYMNDIATFRHAQAQQLAEDGAAGAKQHFSKVADRYLAIITAFPEDQEIQSLLGHYADSLYEAERFNEAALQYGKLAYQYKDSLSAGDSALAQVKSYRQWYESLKRERASEQSISEAHAQVFDAISLLASRFPDHPQRSFVLLAAAEDYYELRRFDAVIEICLPLFEDGKWTDEELHTKALGLLADSYFLSSDFSNSETFYTALVPRLGDEDRELKTVAQSRLAISVYRQAELARTEGKARLAAVLFQRSASLSADRSLVAEATYNAAGQLFEVSDWAQSAQVLERFTTEFIEHSMIIDADKMLATAYQKSARPGRAAKVYERLAGRTAASADLRRTAQLTAGNLYISAGLRRDGERVLKVYLHSYPLPLEDAQKTRLLLAELYPINSESQFIWLRALIVADEVAGGDNESSQLMAADASFKLAMADVRTANSISLSLPIDKSLPRRRAAMEKAIGSLAKSASFGFSDITTSANYELGELYRHFASALLESEVPKKLDGDVLEQYMILLEEQAYPFEEKAIAEYESNMALVKQGVWTSGVRNSLMALAKLAPAKYGKQPQLEKVYDSLF from the coding sequence ATGATATTTGATAATCGCTTCAATAAACTCCTCGAGAACTCACCGTTCTATTCGATGAAAATACTATTGCTGCTGATTTTTTGTGTTTCGTGGCAGGCGCAGGCCTCGGTCGATGGTGACAGGCAAACCATTGGCGAGCTTTTGGATAGGAATGCGCAGAACCCGGATCGGCTGATTTTAAGTGCAGCGCCGAAGCAAGAAATTTCAAACATAGAACAAACCATTGATGAAGCGAGACTGGCCGCTATTGAACACTATGAGCGAGTCATTAGTATCAACGCCGCTCCGGCGATAAAAGCCGAAGCTATGCGGCGCGCCGCGGATCTTAGAGTTGAATTTGTAGATGCGCAACTTGCAGAATCTGACGATGTCGTCAGCAAGGAGAATGAGCTTAGGCGAGAATTGCAGGCCGCAAGCCAGTTATATTCCCGACTACTTAAAGAGTACCCAGATTATAGAGCGGCCGACTTGGTGTTGTACCAGCTAGCAAGAGCCTATGATTTAAGTGACCACGATGATCGTGCTATCGATTCCCTAAGGCGTTTGGCCCTTGAATATCCGCAGTCAAAGCGGCTTAGGGAGTCCTCCTTTAGGGCCGCTGAAATGCTGTATCTGCGTAAGCGCTACGGTGAAGCGGTGGTGGAGTATAGACGTATTACCGAAGGTGATTCAGCTAAGGAATATTGGTGGTTAGCGCAGTATAAACTGGCGTGGACTTATTACCAGTTAGATGAATATAGTGACTCAGTGACGACCTTTTCAAAAATTCTAGATGAGTTGAATATCGATACAGAGATTAGCAGTCTTGATGAAATTCTGGTTTTTGCACCTGAGAACAAAGCTGAGCTAGTCCGCGATGCGGTTCGGGGCATGAGCAAGGCCTTTTCAAAGTATGCGGCGATAGACGGCATTAATAACTATTTTGCTCACGCCGACGATAGCGAACAATATCAATACTACTACCCGGTGATTTATCGCACACTCGCCGCCATATTTGCAGGTGAAAAACGTTACACCGACGCGGCCAGTGTTTATGAATCATTTGCTAGCCTGCATCCTGCGCACGCCTTAGCGCAGTCCTTCAGTGAATTGGCAATAGATTCTTATCTCGATGGTGGCTTTAAGGATTTAGCGGTTGCCGGCCAAGAGCAATATCTACTTAGCTATGGCCCGGAGACTCCGGTTTGGCAGGACGAAACTACCCCTGATAGTCATCGGCTGCGAATACGCAGTTATATGAATGACATCGCGACCTTCCGGCATGCCCAAGCCCAACAATTGGCAGAAGACGGCGCAGCCGGTGCTAAGCAGCATTTTTCAAAGGTTGCTGATCGCTATCTGGCGATTATTACGGCCTTCCCCGAGGATCAAGAGATCCAGAGTCTACTTGGTCACTATGCTGATTCACTGTACGAGGCTGAGCGATTTAATGAGGCTGCTCTTCAATATGGAAAGTTGGCTTATCAGTATAAAGACTCGCTAAGTGCCGGTGATTCTGCTTTGGCGCAAGTAAAGTCGTATCGTCAGTGGTATGAAAGTTTGAAGAGGGAGCGCGCATCCGAGCAGAGCATCAGCGAGGCACATGCTCAGGTGTTTGATGCAATATCCTTGCTTGCCAGCCGTTTTCCAGATCACCCCCAGCGCTCGTTTGTGCTGCTTGCTGCCGCTGAAGATTACTATGAACTAAGACGTTTTGACGCGGTGATCGAGATTTGTCTGCCGCTCTTTGAAGATGGTAAATGGACTGATGAGGAGTTGCATACAAAGGCGCTTGGTCTGCTAGCGGACAGCTATTTCTTGAGTAGTGACTTCTCGAATTCCGAAACATTCTACACCGCTTTGGTGCCTCGCCTAGGCGACGAAGACAGGGAATTGAAAACCGTCGCTCAGAGTCGCCTGGCAATATCCGTATATCGCCAAGCAGAGCTTGCGAGAACAGAGGGCAAGGCTAGGCTCGCGGCTGTTTTATTTCAGCGATCAGCAAGCTTGTCAGCAGATAGGAGCTTAGTGGCTGAGGCGACTTACAATGCTGCAGGGCAATTATTTGAAGTCAGTGACTGGGCTCAAAGCGCGCAAGTTTTAGAGCGTTTCACTACTGAATTTATTGAACACAGTATGATTATTGACGCCGATAAAATGTTGGCAACGGCTTATCAAAAATCGGCAAGGCCAGGGCGCGCGGCAAAAGTGTATGAGCGACTCGCAGGGCGGACTGCAGCATCTGCAGATCTGCGCAGAACGGCGCAGCTAACAGCTGGCAATCTGTATATCTCGGCTGGCCTGCGTCGTGATGGAGAAAGAGTCCTAAAGGTCTATTTACATAGTTATCCGCTGCCGCTGGAGGATGCCCAAAAGACGCGCTTACTTCTTGCTGAGTTATATCCAATAAATTCGGAAAGCCAGTTTATATGGTTACGCGCCCTTATCGTAGCTGACGAGGTGGCGGGCGGAGACAACGAGAGTTCGCAGTTGATGGCTGCAGATGCCAGTTTTAAATTGGCGATGGCGGATGTGCGTACAGCGAACAGTATTTCTTTGTCACTGCCTATTGATAAGAGCTTGCCGCGCAGACGGGCGGCAATGGAAAAAGCGATTGGCTCGCTGGCGAAATCTGCGTCTTTCGGTTTTTCAGACATTACAACATCGGCTAATTATGAGCTGGGAGAATTGTACCGCCATTTTGCAAGCGCTTTACTTGAGTCTGAAGTGCCTAAAAAATTGGACGGTGATGTACTTGAGCAATACATGATTTTATTGGAAGAGCAGGCTTATCCCTTTGAAGAAAAAGCCATCGCGGAATACGAGTCAAATATGGCGCTGGTGAAGCAGGGTGTGTGGACCTCAGGCGTACGTAATAGCTTAATGGCATTAGCAAAATTGGCGCCCGCAAAATATGGCAAACAGCCTCAGCTTGAGAAAGTTTATGATTCCCTATTTTAA
- a CDS encoding TonB family protein produces MNIVEKQPVLGFDYWGIHSDAERRFRKILLNVLGFTCLLFIGLPFWVVDPLSDIEKIQPEEYYLEIIPPAPVPAAVVKPKVAVKPAAPKKPIEVVKEIAPTVSPVADVIPERVDQERNIAAAKKVAAASGVLAFSEQLAMLRDTETQTLVSGKPLRDRGRVMDDLPSTAANVLSTNTRGTNADIVSGENVSDKGSKIDIGSHSTQKIAVANGAMQNLSSSASSAAAGVPQLRSLEEVQLAFDRSKSAFYAIFNRAARKDSTIGAGTVVVSLTIQPDGSVSDASVVSSSFFNPELKSKLLQRVKQIKFESRSVPVFVYDNYPISYVPR; encoded by the coding sequence ATGAATATTGTAGAAAAACAGCCAGTATTAGGCTTTGATTATTGGGGGATCCATTCCGACGCGGAGAGGCGGTTTCGCAAGATCCTGCTAAATGTTCTGGGGTTTACCTGCTTACTGTTTATTGGCTTGCCATTTTGGGTGGTCGATCCGCTTAGTGATATCGAAAAAATACAGCCTGAGGAGTACTATCTCGAAATTATACCGCCAGCGCCTGTCCCTGCGGCAGTGGTAAAACCCAAAGTGGCCGTTAAACCAGCAGCACCTAAAAAACCGATAGAGGTGGTGAAGGAGATAGCGCCGACTGTTAGCCCAGTGGCCGATGTTATTCCAGAGCGTGTAGATCAGGAGAGAAATATTGCCGCCGCTAAGAAAGTGGCTGCCGCTAGCGGCGTATTGGCTTTTAGTGAACAGCTGGCCATGTTGCGCGACACCGAGACTCAAACATTGGTATCTGGCAAACCGCTGCGTGACAGAGGACGCGTCATGGATGACCTACCATCTACCGCGGCTAATGTGTTGAGTACTAATACCCGTGGGACAAATGCAGATATCGTTAGTGGCGAGAATGTAAGCGATAAGGGGAGCAAGATAGATATCGGCAGTCATAGTACGCAAAAAATCGCTGTTGCCAATGGTGCTATGCAAAATCTCTCATCGAGCGCGAGTAGTGCTGCCGCCGGTGTGCCGCAATTACGAAGCTTAGAAGAAGTCCAGCTGGCATTTGATAGAAGTAAAAGCGCATTTTATGCGATATTTAATCGCGCGGCGCGAAAAGACTCTACTATCGGTGCGGGTACTGTTGTTGTTTCCTTGACCATACAGCCCGATGGCAGTGTTAGTGACGCTTCAGTAGTTTCATCAAGCTTTTTTAACCCTGAGCTCAAATCTAAACTTCTACAGCGTGTTAAACAGATAAAATTTGAAAGCAGGTCCGTTCCCGTTTTTGTCTATGATAATTATCCGATCAGCTATGTTCCTAGGTAA
- a CDS encoding ExbD/TolR family protein has protein sequence MSTTASDRRTLRKLKQAKRQVSINVVSLIDIFAILVCYLLVNALVVEVIPEYQNLKLPDSISQEKAKRTVAVAISDRSILVDDIVVMSVEAALSEDTRTLASLATILNSRMSETDRDFSQSEAPMLDVNIVADHKTPYHLLKKVLATCVEAKFGKVSLAVRALERGAAQ, from the coding sequence ATGAGTACTACCGCTAGCGATAGACGTACCCTGCGTAAGCTTAAACAGGCTAAGCGACAGGTATCAATTAATGTCGTGTCGCTGATAGATATATTTGCGATTCTGGTTTGTTACCTTCTTGTTAATGCGCTAGTTGTAGAGGTTATCCCGGAGTATCAGAACTTAAAATTGCCAGATTCCATATCGCAAGAAAAAGCTAAGCGGACAGTGGCGGTTGCTATAAGTGATAGAAGTATATTAGTCGATGATATTGTTGTTATGAGCGTTGAGGCCGCCTTGTCTGAAGATACCCGAACCCTCGCATCATTGGCGACAATACTTAATTCCCGGATGAGTGAAACTGATAGAGATTTTAGTCAGAGTGAGGCGCCAATGTTGGATGTCAATATTGTTGCCGATCACAAAACGCCGTATCACTTATTAAAGAAGGTGCTTGCGACCTGTGTGGAGGCCAAGTTTGGGAAGGTGTCCTTGGCTGTGAGGGCGCTAGAGCGAGGTGCTGCTCAATGA
- a CDS encoding FMN-binding protein: MLYQYDKAGEAASKDAAVLAPNHRYIAIFIFLVLGLICSTTVKAFELYKTFQTPEVFLADVFKANVPAPKMLMLNSESQREISKVFKRSFPQQRVRYWEDGDRTVWIFDDIGKEGYVPTTCGFIINNGVVDYSKVLIYRESRGEQVAEPSFLNQINGSKAAGNTLDKPIDNITGATVSVDMMKRMARTAITLDSLSKK; encoded by the coding sequence ATGCTTTATCAATACGACAAAGCGGGCGAGGCGGCATCGAAAGATGCCGCTGTTTTAGCCCCAAATCATCGCTATATAGCGATATTTATTTTTCTGGTGTTGGGCTTAATTTGCTCAACTACCGTCAAGGCATTTGAACTTTATAAAACGTTTCAAACGCCAGAGGTATTTTTGGCTGATGTATTTAAGGCTAACGTGCCGGCGCCAAAAATGTTGATGTTGAATAGCGAGTCGCAGAGAGAAATTTCGAAGGTTTTTAAGCGTTCTTTCCCACAGCAACGTGTTCGCTACTGGGAGGATGGTGATAGAACTGTTTGGATTTTTGATGACATTGGTAAGGAGGGATACGTACCAACAACCTGTGGTTTTATTATAAATAACGGCGTTGTTGATTATTCGAAGGTTTTAATTTATCGAGAATCTAGAGGTGAACAAGTTGCCGAGCCATCTTTCTTGAATCAGATTAATGGTTCAAAAGCGGCAGGTAACACATTGGATAAGCCGATTGATAATATTACTGGCGCGACTGTGTCGGTAGATATGATGAAGCGTATGGCGCGGACGGCAATCACGTTAGATTCTTTAAGCAAGAAATAA
- a CDS encoding group I truncated hemoglobin, producing the protein MKQIFRTIAIAFMLSVAAAPSFSQTGKTPTYPPIDSDALEQFGGPEGVRLWVENLFHFIMLDNRINKIFREYGNIERQMYLNTQLLQLVLGGNDQEYQGASMAAAHADLGITVTQFNAVVEAAYNACDRTNLTYEACNLMIAGLAPYKHAIVTR; encoded by the coding sequence ATGAAACAGATATTTCGCACTATCGCTATAGCCTTTATGTTGAGCGTGGCTGCAGCACCCAGTTTTTCTCAAACGGGTAAAACACCAACCTACCCGCCGATCGATAGCGATGCTCTCGAGCAGTTTGGCGGTCCGGAAGGCGTTCGCCTTTGGGTAGAAAACCTATTTCATTTCATCATGCTGGATAACCGTATCAACAAGATATTTCGTGAGTACGGCAACATCGAAAGACAGATGTACCTAAATACTCAGCTTTTACAGTTAGTACTTGGCGGTAATGATCAGGAGTACCAAGGAGCTAGTATGGCTGCTGCACATGCTGACCTAGGTATTACGGTAACTCAGTTCAATGCCGTTGTTGAAGCAGCTTACAATGCTTGTGATCGCACTAACTTAACGTATGAAGCTTGTAACTTAATGATTGCTGGTTTGGCTCCTTATAAGCACGCTATTGTGACTCGTTAA
- a CDS encoding MotA/TolQ/ExbB proton channel family protein — MDAISSFVMFFNDGGPFMYPIALVLALSIAISIERFIFLGKSLRENRRLWARVSPLLASSDLAEAKLVVSGSKIAVARILSEGLERVSTARRRSDLEIATEDSLMSILPAIERRTHYLATFSNVATLLGLLGTVLGLIGAFGALGNVDPVEKANLLSAGISEAMSSTAFGLIVAIPSLFAHAYLQTQAEEVVNTLESACARFVSLLSSGDAVNFK; from the coding sequence ATGGATGCCATAAGTAGTTTTGTTATGTTTTTTAATGATGGCGGACCCTTCATGTATCCCATTGCTCTGGTGCTCGCCTTGTCTATAGCGATTAGCATTGAGCGCTTTATTTTTCTGGGTAAATCACTTAGAGAAAATCGCCGTTTGTGGGCCAGGGTGTCTCCCTTGCTTGCCAGTAGCGATTTGGCTGAAGCTAAGCTAGTGGTTAGTGGATCGAAAATTGCTGTTGCTCGGATTTTAAGCGAAGGCTTGGAGCGAGTAAGCACGGCGAGGCGACGCAGCGACTTAGAAATAGCAACCGAAGATAGCCTCATGTCAATATTACCGGCCATTGAACGCAGAACGCATTATTTGGCCACATTTTCAAATGTTGCCACCTTGTTAGGATTGCTTGGCACGGTATTGGGTTTGATTGGTGCCTTCGGTGCCTTGGGTAATGTGGATCCCGTTGAAAAAGCAAACTTACTTTCGGCGGGCATTTCTGAGGCGATGAGTTCTACGGCCTTTGGTCTAATAGTCGCTATCCCCAGTTTGTTTGCTCATGCGTATTTACAGACTCAGGCTGAGGAGGTGGTAAATACCTTGGAATCAGCGTGCGCAAGATTTGTGTCACTGCTTAGTAGTGGCGACGCGGTAAATTTTAAGTAG
- a CDS encoding tetratricopeptide repeat protein: MIPYFKIICIVCLSTLLLACASTESQLGHDQSKPRYSAEFKRAIAAMQAGDFETAKTALESITESAPNYTGPWTNLGIIYAGQRDYVAAERYFSEALKRRPKNTIAMNWMGYLSSVKKDYKSASAWYLRAIEIDPAYSDAHLNLAMLYESSMRRPKEALEHYRIYQSQTNAENTLVSAWIRNLEESINYVASNSEVDR; the protein is encoded by the coding sequence ATGATTCCCTATTTTAAAATTATCTGCATTGTATGCCTATCTACTTTACTGCTTGCTTGCGCAAGTACCGAGTCGCAGCTGGGGCACGATCAGTCGAAACCACGGTACTCGGCAGAGTTCAAGCGTGCGATAGCCGCGATGCAGGCCGGTGACTTTGAAACGGCAAAAACAGCGCTAGAGTCCATTACCGAAAGCGCCCCAAATTACACTGGGCCTTGGACCAATCTCGGTATTATCTATGCTGGACAGCGCGATTATGTGGCGGCCGAACGCTACTTTAGTGAGGCGCTAAAGCGCCGCCCCAAAAATACCATCGCAATGAACTGGATGGGATATCTGAGTTCCGTGAAAAAAGACTATAAGTCCGCTTCTGCGTGGTATTTGCGGGCAATCGAAATCGATCCCGCATACTCCGACGCGCATTTGAATCTCGCGATGCTGTATGAGTCAAGTATGCGTCGACCTAAAGAGGCGCTCGAACATTATCGAATTTACCAGTCGCAAACAAATGCAGAAAATACCTTGGTGAGTGCCTGGATCCGCAATCTTGAAGAAAGTATTAATTATGTCGCTTCAAATAGTGAGGTCGATAGATGA
- a CDS encoding DUF3034 family protein: MEEAKRSKFPVGKGAALALAMFASSISHGSWYDDGKVLATGGVSMIDGAGGGGITPWATITGYGTDQGVNGNIHYTYAPLANYTLHSIGAAVGFWDRFELSYTKSSLTTNSTFDTVGLVFDTVGGATGALAGTPINTGIEPFNTTIEMDIIGAKVRVWGEAIYDSDSLMPQIAVGGFYKDNKNEDLLRTLGADKSKDWEAYIAATKIFFPINTLINITARYTAANQTGLVGFGGPNGSDKEIRPEVSLAYLLRKDTVIGVEWAKHGDNLDGQGVTAAGLDLTQLQGTLETLGLGALSGTLTQKESDWYDAFVAYFPSKNLSITAAYAMLGNITLTPDQHGFYLSIQASF; the protein is encoded by the coding sequence ATGGAAGAAGCAAAGAGAAGTAAGTTTCCTGTAGGTAAAGGAGCGGCATTAGCCCTAGCAATGTTCGCGAGCAGTATCTCTCACGGAAGCTGGTACGACGACGGTAAGGTTCTGGCAACAGGTGGCGTAAGCATGATTGATGGTGCCGGTGGTGGTGGTATTACACCTTGGGCAACGATCACGGGTTACGGAACTGATCAAGGCGTTAACGGTAATATTCATTATACCTACGCGCCGCTGGCTAACTATACCCTTCACTCTATTGGTGCGGCGGTGGGTTTCTGGGATCGTTTTGAATTGTCTTATACCAAAAGCTCATTAACTACCAATTCAACGTTTGACACGGTTGGTCTGGTTTTTGACACCGTTGGCGGTGCAACTGGCGCATTGGCGGGAACGCCTATTAATACAGGTATTGAACCATTCAATACGACCATTGAAATGGACATCATTGGCGCTAAGGTTCGGGTATGGGGTGAAGCAATTTATGACTCCGATAGCCTTATGCCTCAGATCGCAGTTGGTGGTTTCTATAAAGACAACAAGAACGAAGACTTGTTGAGAACCCTGGGCGCTGATAAGAGCAAGGATTGGGAAGCGTATATAGCTGCTACCAAGATCTTCTTCCCTATCAATACCTTGATTAACATTACGGCTCGATATACCGCGGCTAACCAAACTGGCTTGGTTGGTTTTGGTGGGCCAAATGGCAGTGATAAAGAAATTCGTCCGGAAGTGTCTTTAGCGTACTTGCTGCGTAAGGATACGGTAATTGGTGTTGAGTGGGCTAAACACGGTGACAATTTAGACGGCCAAGGTGTGACCGCGGCCGGTTTAGATTTGACCCAGTTGCAGGGCACTCTTGAGACTTTAGGTCTGGGCGCTTTATCGGGAACTTTAACGCAGAAAGAAAGCGACTGGTACGATGCTTTTGTTGCTTATTTCCCAAGTAAAAACCTTTCTATAACGGCGGCATATGCGATGTTAGGTAACATCACACTGACTCCTGATCAGCATGGTTTTTACCTGTCTATACAAGCTAGTTTCTAA
- a CDS encoding protein kinase domain-containing protein — MHFDGGLKLSIAQHSSAGQKPVNEDSLGIRVPEKDQITTKGAVAIIADGVSAAEAGKEAAETCVTGFLSDYYSTPDSWSVKRSAQQVLTALNRWLYGQGQHYMQAEKGYVSTLSIAIFKSQTAHIFHVGDSRVYRLREGVLEQLTRDHAMPVGRGQSYLTRAMGLDVKLDVDYRAADVAVGDVFVLSTDGIHDVLSSSRMQALIAEHGDELDVAGQCLIDEALAAGSDDNLSCQLLRVDALPLADAGDVYRKLTELPFPPPLSAGMVVDGLLVEAEIHASPRSQLYKVFDPLADRRYVMKTPSPNFNDDPAYIERFILESWIGRRIQSDYVIEVIEPPKTPSYLYYLSDYSPGLTLGQWMQKHPKPATQVMLDIILPVAKGLQAMHRRDTFHQDIKPDNILVGDDGAVKIIDFGSCYVAGLAEIAVPIERDKVLGTAQYSAPEHILGRRPSGRADQFSLAAIVFEMLTGQLPYQGRLQNCATTIAFSRMEYVSACAYNAHVPLWLDASLARALSISPELRYSDVSEFVYDLANPNPEFMKDTFQPLLTRNPLRTWQGISLFLLLCLLWSLLR; from the coding sequence ATGCACTTTGATGGCGGTTTGAAATTGTCGATAGCCCAGCACAGCAGTGCTGGGCAAAAACCGGTTAACGAAGATAGCTTAGGCATTCGCGTGCCAGAAAAGGATCAAATCACCACCAAAGGTGCGGTGGCTATTATTGCAGATGGTGTCTCCGCTGCTGAGGCGGGCAAGGAGGCGGCAGAAACGTGTGTGACCGGATTTTTAAGTGATTACTATTCAACGCCAGATTCCTGGTCGGTAAAGCGGTCTGCTCAGCAAGTTCTGACGGCCCTTAATCGTTGGTTATATGGTCAGGGCCAGCATTATATGCAGGCTGAGAAAGGCTATGTTTCCACCCTTAGTATCGCTATTTTTAAATCCCAAACCGCGCATATATTTCATGTTGGTGACAGTCGGGTATACCGCTTAAGAGAGGGAGTTCTCGAGCAGCTCACCCGCGACCACGCCATGCCAGTTGGCCGTGGTCAGTCTTATCTGACCCGCGCTATGGGTCTCGATGTTAAGCTAGATGTCGACTACCGCGCCGCAGATGTCGCGGTTGGTGATGTCTTCGTTTTAAGCACCGACGGAATTCACGATGTGCTCAGTAGTAGTCGCATGCAGGCTTTGATCGCCGAGCATGGCGACGAGCTCGATGTCGCAGGGCAGTGTTTAATTGATGAAGCATTGGCGGCGGGCAGTGATGATAATTTGAGCTGCCAGTTATTGCGGGTTGATGCTTTGCCGTTGGCGGATGCTGGCGACGTATATCGCAAGCTTACAGAGCTGCCATTTCCACCGCCGTTAAGCGCAGGCATGGTGGTCGATGGTTTGCTAGTCGAAGCCGAAATCCATGCTAGCCCGCGCAGTCAGCTCTACAAAGTGTTTGATCCGCTCGCAGATCGGCGCTACGTAATGAAGACACCCTCCCCAAATTTTAATGATGATCCTGCGTATATAGAGCGTTTTATATTAGAGAGTTGGATCGGCCGGCGAATTCAGAGTGATTACGTGATCGAGGTGATTGAGCCGCCAAAAACGCCAAGCTATTTATATTATTTGTCAGACTACTCGCCCGGATTAACACTGGGGCAGTGGATGCAAAAACACCCAAAGCCAGCGACCCAGGTGATGCTCGATATTATTCTGCCGGTCGCTAAAGGCCTGCAAGCTATGCATCGACGAGATACTTTTCATCAAGATATCAAGCCAGATAATATTTTAGTTGGCGATGATGGCGCGGTGAAAATAATCGATTTTGGTTCCTGTTACGTGGCTGGTCTCGCCGAGATAGCAGTGCCTATTGAGCGCGACAAAGTTTTGGGAACGGCGCAGTACTCTGCCCCAGAGCATATTCTAGGTCGGCGGCCGAGCGGTCGAGCCGATCAGTTCTCATTGGCTGCGATTGTTTTTGAAATGCTTACTGGACAGCTGCCGTATCAGGGTCGACTGCAAAACTGCGCGACGACGATTGCGTTTTCGCGCATGGAGTATGTCTCCGCATGCGCTTACAACGCCCACGTACCGCTGTGGCTGGACGCCTCATTGGCGCGCGCCTTAAGTATCAGTCCGGAGCTGCGTTACAGCGACGTGTCTGAGTTTGTATACGACTTGGCGAATCCCAATCCGGAATTTATGAAAGACACCTTTCAGCCGCTGCTGACCCGAAATCCCCTGCGCACCTGGCAAGGGATCTCGCTATTTTTGCTGCTGTGTCTGTTGTGGAGTCTGCTTCGTTAG